In one window of uncultured Acetobacteroides sp. DNA:
- a CDS encoding helix-turn-helix domain-containing protein encodes MIHTLVVSLPSLITLFWAATLTFDRQRDNRARRFLPVFMFTAFLLYVCYIPFFNGQIQRFVYLLPLYTMASLLVFPMYYHYICLVTTYQRYQPRFLLHYLPAFLYFIALGVGVLTLSGKDLVIIEQAVAKNHFAQLLFSSGRASFVAILFVSSRIVFAGLVIFTLVNNFRRIRVYNVSIRDFFSNPEARNINNLSFILFALSVTSILSIVFNAIGFQFFSKSDWLLIIPSGILSSMLYLIGFVGNRQEQVCLEVECEEEKFMEEQKVDGVDIVDDSFIQRFDECFFEKELYLKKDLKIWDVCDAIESNRTYISNYINRSFGLNFCSFVNQKRVEHAMKMLSIEENDIYSLNYIAEESGFSSMNSFYRAFAKEYGMSPGKFRQVRPLSASKEAVGAAS; translated from the coding sequence ATGATACACACTTTAGTGGTATCGCTGCCATCGCTGATAACGTTATTTTGGGCAGCCACGCTAACTTTTGATAGGCAAAGGGATAATAGGGCCCGTAGGTTTCTTCCGGTATTCATGTTCACGGCATTTTTGCTATATGTCTGCTACATTCCCTTTTTCAACGGGCAGATACAGCGCTTTGTATACCTGCTTCCCCTGTACACCATGGCCAGTTTGCTGGTTTTTCCGATGTACTACCACTATATCTGCTTGGTGACAACCTATCAGCGCTACCAGCCCCGATTTTTGCTCCACTATCTGCCGGCTTTCCTGTACTTTATAGCCCTTGGCGTGGGCGTTTTGACGCTTTCGGGGAAAGATTTGGTGATTATCGAGCAAGCAGTGGCAAAAAACCACTTCGCGCAGCTACTTTTCTCGTCGGGGAGGGCCTCTTTTGTGGCAATTCTGTTCGTTTCCTCGCGAATTGTCTTTGCTGGGCTGGTAATTTTTACGCTTGTCAACAACTTTAGGCGCATTCGGGTGTACAATGTCTCCATTCGCGACTTCTTTTCCAACCCCGAGGCCCGTAATATCAACAATCTATCGTTCATTCTCTTCGCGCTATCGGTAACTTCCATCCTTAGCATCGTTTTCAATGCCATCGGCTTTCAATTTTTTAGTAAAAGCGACTGGCTGCTGATCATTCCTTCCGGCATTCTTAGCTCGATGCTCTACCTTATCGGCTTTGTGGGGAATCGGCAGGAGCAGGTTTGCCTTGAAGTTGAGTGCGAGGAGGAGAAATTTATGGAGGAGCAGAAGGTTGATGGCGTTGACATCGTCGACGATTCCTTTATTCAGCGGTTCGACGAGTGCTTTTTCGAGAAAGAGCTCTACCTGAAGAAGGATTTGAAGATTTGGGACGTGTGCGATGCCATCGAATCCAACCGTACCTACATTTCGAACTACATCAACAGGAGCTTTGGCCTTAACTTTTGCTCGTTTGTCAACCAAAAGCGGGTGGAGCATGCCATGAAGATGCTTTCCATCGAGGAAAATGACATCTACAGCCTGAACTATATTGCCGAGGAGTCGGGTTTCAGCTCCATGAACTCTTTTTACAGGGCCTTTGCCAAGGAGTACGGCATGAGCCCCGGTAAGTTTAGGCAGGTTCGCCCGCTTTCGGCCTCCAAGGAGGCTGTTGGAGCCGCATCGTAG
- the elbB gene encoding isoprenoid biosynthesis glyoxalase ElbB, with amino-acid sequence MKKFAIVLSGCGVQDGAEIHESIMAMLAVDMAGCSYQLFAPDVEQFRVVNHLTGEKVSEKRNVLVESARIARGNIKPLGEYRAADYDALLFPGGFGAALNLSTYGSDGQRMKVNPEVERAVKKAYDQKKMIGAMCIAPVAIAKILGKGVLTIGSDRGTAADIESFGAKHENSGKGEVVVDANNRLFTTPCYMLNSTIKDIFEGATNLVAQMVNAMR; translated from the coding sequence ATGAAGAAGTTTGCTATAGTACTTTCAGGATGTGGCGTACAAGATGGCGCCGAGATTCACGAATCCATCATGGCGATGCTTGCCGTTGATATGGCTGGCTGCTCGTACCAGCTGTTTGCTCCCGATGTTGAGCAATTTCGTGTGGTAAACCACCTGACGGGCGAGAAAGTTAGCGAAAAGAGAAATGTTCTTGTTGAATCGGCCCGTATTGCCCGTGGAAACATCAAGCCGCTGGGCGAATACCGTGCGGCTGATTACGACGCGCTGCTCTTCCCCGGCGGATTTGGCGCGGCGCTTAACCTCAGCACCTACGGTAGCGATGGGCAGCGCATGAAAGTTAACCCCGAGGTGGAGCGAGCCGTTAAGAAGGCCTACGATCAGAAGAAAATGATCGGTGCAATGTGCATCGCTCCCGTTGCTATCGCCAAAATATTGGGTAAAGGGGTGCTCACCATTGGTTCGGATAGGGGAACTGCTGCCGATATCGAAAGCTTTGGGGCAAAGCACGAGAATTCGGGGAAGGGCGAGGTTGTGGTAGACGCGAATAATAGGCTATTCACAACGCCATGCTATATGCTGAACTCTACCATTAAGGATATCTTCGAGGGGGCTACCAATTTGGTTGCCCAAATGGTGAATGCGATGCGGTAA